One segment of Aquimarina sp. BL5 DNA contains the following:
- a CDS encoding isopenicillin N synthase family oxygenase, with translation MNNIPSVDLSDFLSDDPSRKQKFVNEIGKAYEEIGFVALKNHFLSDNLVEELYKEVKAFFALPLEDKQKYEIEGLGGQRGYISFGKEHAKGKKEGDLKEFWHFGQEPSEDANLIEDYPPNVIVEELKDFNHTGMEAYRMLEKTGIYVLRALAIYIGLDEFYFDHWASNGNSILRPIHYPPITEEPKGAVRAGAHGDINLITLLMGASTGGLQVQRKDGEWIDAIPQEDELVINVGDMLERHTNNKLRSTIHKVINPPKEQWGKPRYSIPFFMHPRSDMKLNCLEECITEENPKQYEDITAGDFLHQRLVEIGLIKK, from the coding sequence ATGAATAACATACCAAGTGTAGATCTTTCGGATTTTCTATCTGATGATCCATCACGTAAGCAAAAGTTCGTTAACGAAATAGGAAAAGCCTATGAAGAAATAGGCTTTGTAGCATTAAAAAATCATTTTCTAAGCGATAACTTAGTAGAAGAATTGTATAAGGAAGTAAAGGCATTTTTTGCCTTACCATTAGAAGATAAGCAGAAATATGAAATTGAAGGATTAGGTGGCCAAAGAGGTTACATTTCCTTTGGAAAAGAACACGCAAAAGGCAAAAAAGAAGGTGATTTAAAAGAATTTTGGCATTTTGGTCAAGAACCATCTGAAGATGCTAATTTAATCGAAGATTACCCTCCTAATGTAATTGTAGAAGAGCTAAAGGATTTTAACCACACAGGTATGGAAGCTTATAGAATGCTCGAAAAAACAGGAATCTATGTCCTTAGAGCTTTAGCAATATACATAGGTTTAGATGAATTTTATTTTGATCATTGGGCAAGTAATGGTAATAGTATTTTACGTCCTATTCACTATCCTCCTATTACTGAAGAACCAAAAGGTGCGGTACGTGCAGGAGCGCATGGTGACATCAACCTAATTACGTTATTAATGGGTGCGTCCACCGGCGGATTACAAGTACAGCGTAAAGATGGCGAATGGATTGATGCTATACCACAAGAGGATGAACTAGTAATCAATGTAGGAGATATGTTAGAACGTCATACCAATAACAAGTTACGTTCTACAATACATAAAGTAATCAATCCACCAAAGGAACAATGGGGTAAACCTAGATATTCTATTCCATTCTTTATGCATCCACGAAGCGATATGAAATTAAATTGTTTAGAAGAATGCATTACCGAAGAGAATCCTAAACAGTATGAGGATATTACTGCTGGTGATTTTCTGCATCAACGACTAGTTGAAATTGGATTGATTAAGAAGTAA
- a CDS encoding thiamine pyrophosphate-dependent enzyme → MAEEKLLLDFDKKEYSKELLVSLYFKMLKPRLIEEKMLILLRQGKISKWFSGIGQEAISVGVTAALHKDEYVLPMHRNLGVFTTRDVPLYRLFSQWQGKASGFTNGRDRSFHFGTQEYNIVGMISHLGPQLGVACGVALGNLLKKNNKTTAVFTGEGGTSEGDFHEALNIASVWSLPVLFCIENNGYGLSTPTREQYNCKHLADRGLGYGMESHVIDGNNVLEVYNKVNELAESIRQNPRPVLLEFKTFRMRGHEEASGTKYVPADLMEYWAAKDPIENYREYLIDNGILSKEDELQGKSAIKTEIETHWQRANEEEKIQVVLEKELKDVYQTFEFKEILPGRSTKEIRLIDAISESLKEGMRRYSDLIIMGQDIADYGGVFKITDGFVSAFGKDRVRNTPICESAVISTAYGLSVNSTKAIVEMQFADFVSSGFNPIVNLLAKSHYRWNQSADIVVRMPCGGGVGAGPFHSQTNEAWFTKTPGLKVVYPAFPADAKGLLLTSIEDPNPVLFFEHKALYRSIREEVPEGYYTIPFGKASLLKEGNQITVISYGTGIHWALEILEKHSEIEADVIDLRTLQPLDVDTILISVKKTGKAIILQEDSMFGGIASDISALIMENCFQYLDAPVKRVASLETPIPFEPSLESQYLAKNRFEKELQELLEF, encoded by the coding sequence ATGGCAGAAGAGAAATTGTTATTAGATTTTGATAAGAAAGAGTATAGTAAAGAACTACTTGTTTCTCTATATTTCAAAATGCTTAAACCGAGGTTGATTGAAGAAAAAATGCTCATATTACTTCGTCAAGGTAAAATTTCTAAATGGTTTAGCGGTATTGGCCAAGAGGCTATTTCGGTTGGAGTAACGGCCGCATTACATAAGGATGAATATGTTTTGCCGATGCATCGTAATTTAGGCGTGTTTACTACTCGTGATGTTCCGTTATATAGACTCTTTAGTCAATGGCAAGGTAAAGCTAGTGGTTTTACTAATGGACGAGATCGTTCGTTTCATTTTGGAACACAAGAATATAATATTGTCGGTATGATTTCGCATTTGGGACCACAATTAGGAGTTGCTTGTGGCGTAGCTTTAGGTAATCTTTTAAAAAAAAATAATAAAACTACTGCTGTTTTTACTGGTGAAGGAGGTACTAGTGAAGGAGACTTTCATGAAGCTTTAAATATTGCATCCGTATGGAGTTTGCCCGTACTTTTTTGTATTGAGAATAATGGATATGGATTGTCTACACCGACAAGAGAGCAATACAATTGTAAGCATCTTGCGGATCGAGGTTTAGGCTATGGCATGGAATCGCATGTTATAGATGGTAATAATGTATTAGAAGTTTATAACAAAGTAAATGAATTAGCAGAAAGTATAAGACAAAACCCACGACCTGTTTTATTAGAGTTTAAAACTTTTAGAATGCGTGGTCATGAGGAAGCGAGTGGTACCAAGTATGTTCCGGCAGATTTAATGGAGTATTGGGCTGCAAAAGATCCAATAGAAAATTATAGAGAATATCTTATTGATAATGGAATTCTTTCTAAGGAAGATGAACTTCAAGGAAAATCCGCGATTAAAACTGAAATCGAAACACATTGGCAAAGAGCTAATGAGGAGGAAAAAATTCAAGTTGTTTTAGAAAAAGAACTGAAAGATGTTTATCAAACATTTGAATTTAAAGAAATTCTACCAGGAAGGTCTACAAAAGAAATTCGACTTATTGATGCAATTTCTGAAAGCTTAAAGGAAGGAATGCGTAGATATAGTGACCTTATTATTATGGGACAGGATATTGCTGATTATGGAGGTGTTTTTAAAATTACTGATGGTTTTGTTTCAGCATTTGGAAAAGATAGAGTTCGTAATACACCTATTTGTGAGTCTGCTGTAATTTCTACGGCATATGGATTATCTGTTAATAGTACAAAAGCCATTGTAGAGATGCAGTTTGCTGATTTTGTTTCTTCAGGATTTAATCCTATTGTAAATTTATTGGCTAAATCCCATTATCGTTGGAACCAATCTGCAGATATAGTGGTAAGAATGCCTTGTGGAGGAGGTGTTGGCGCAGGACCTTTTCATAGTCAGACTAATGAAGCGTGGTTTACAAAAACTCCCGGTTTAAAGGTTGTATATCCAGCTTTTCCGGCAGATGCTAAAGGATTATTATTGACATCTATTGAAGACCCTAATCCAGTATTGTTTTTCGAACATAAAGCATTGTATCGTAGTATTAGAGAAGAAGTGCCTGAAGGTTATTATACTATTCCATTCGGAAAAGCTTCTTTGTTAAAAGAAGGAAATCAAATAACTGTTATAAGTTATGGTACCGGTATACATTGGGCTTTAGAAATCTTAGAAAAACATTCTGAAATAGAAGCAGATGTTATAGATTTAAGAACCTTACAACCATTAGATGTTGACACAATTTTAATATCGGTTAAGAAAACAGGTAAAGCGATTATTTTGCAAGAAGATTCAATGTTTGGAGGAATAGCATCTGATATTTCTGCATTGATTATGGAAAATTGTTTTCAATATTTAGATGCTCCCGTAAAAAGAGTTGCGAGTTTAGAAACACCAATTCCTTTTGAACCCAGCTTAGAATCTCAATATTTGGCCAAAAATAGGTTCGAAAAAGAATTACAGGAATTATTAGAGTTTTAG